In the genome of Xanthomonas translucens pv. cerealis, one region contains:
- the cydB gene encoding cytochrome d ubiquinol oxidase subunit II encodes MDMPTVLPVIWFGVIGFGVLMYVLLDGFVLGLGILAPFAEDEAQLDLMMNTAAPIWDGNETWLVLGGAGLLAAFPKAYALILSALYLPVLLMLVALVFRGVAFEFRFKAHRSKYLWGWAFALGSLCAAFWQGVILGALVEGMPLQGGKYLGGVLGWFSPFSMLTGAAVVFGYALLGGSWMILKTEGPMQRVARSLTRPLVLVVVVFMGLVSAWLPFLDSRIMARWFHGGNFWWLSPVPLLVLVNAFALWRAAMAQGRDARPFLLTLCFFVLGFFGLVLGIWPNIVPPGLTIWEAASPPSSQGFVLAGLAVLLPVILGYTAWSYRVFRGKITADSGYHH; translated from the coding sequence ATGGACATGCCCACCGTGCTGCCGGTGATCTGGTTCGGGGTGATCGGCTTCGGCGTGCTGATGTACGTGCTGCTGGACGGCTTCGTGCTCGGCCTGGGCATCCTCGCCCCGTTCGCCGAGGACGAAGCGCAGCTGGACCTGATGATGAACACCGCCGCGCCGATTTGGGACGGCAACGAGACCTGGCTGGTACTCGGCGGCGCCGGCCTGCTGGCGGCGTTCCCCAAGGCCTATGCGCTGATCCTGTCGGCGCTGTACCTGCCGGTGCTGCTGATGCTGGTCGCGCTGGTGTTCCGCGGCGTGGCGTTCGAGTTCCGCTTCAAGGCGCATCGCTCCAAGTACCTGTGGGGCTGGGCGTTCGCGCTGGGTTCGCTGTGCGCGGCGTTCTGGCAGGGCGTGATCCTCGGCGCGCTGGTCGAGGGCATGCCGCTGCAGGGCGGCAAGTACCTGGGCGGCGTGCTCGGCTGGTTCAGCCCGTTCTCGATGCTGACCGGCGCGGCGGTGGTGTTCGGCTATGCGCTGCTCGGCGGCAGCTGGATGATCCTGAAGACAGAGGGGCCGATGCAGCGCGTGGCGCGTTCGCTGACCCGGCCGCTGGTGCTGGTGGTGGTGGTGTTCATGGGCCTGGTCAGCGCCTGGCTGCCGTTCCTGGATTCGCGGATCATGGCGCGCTGGTTCCACGGCGGCAATTTCTGGTGGCTGTCGCCGGTGCCGCTGCTGGTGCTGGTCAACGCGTTCGCGCTGTGGCGCGCGGCGATGGCGCAGGGCCGCGATGCGCGCCCGTTCCTGCTGACGCTGTGCTTTTTCGTGCTCGGGTTCTTCGGCCTGGTGCTGGGCATCTGGCCGAACATCGTGCCGCCGGGGCTGACCATCTGGGAAGCGGCCTCGCCGCCGTCCTCGCAGGGCTTCGTGCTGGCCGGGCTGGCGGTGCTGCTGCCGGTGATCCTGGGCTACACGGCTTGGTCGTACCGGGTGTTCCGCGGCAAGATCACCGCCGACAGCGGCTATCACCACTGA
- a CDS encoding NAD(P)/FAD-dependent oxidoreductase, protein MNSTAPVRAPAPSPATPQAPAAETPDVLVIGGGPAGCAAAILLAQRGWQVTLLEKDHHPRFHIGESLLPMNIPILQRLGVLEQVRAIGVLKLGADFPNDSGGYNTFRFAQALGAQSDYAFQVPRADFDRVLFAHARAAGADLREGIKVESVQLDGAQPLVHARDADGLRCFRPRYLIDASGRDTFLGNKLKLKRANPRHQSAALFSHFRGVARRPGEDAGNISIYRHPHGWMWLIPLPDDVMSVGAVCDPEYMKTRQGDSEAFLLRTLALNPDVAARMQGAQRMAPVHATGNYAYECTRMSGPRWLMLGDAYAFVDPMFSSGVYLAMHSAERGAAMVDAALRDPASEARLQRGLERHLRRGLHEFKWFIYRFTSPTMRELFAQPRNVLQVEQAVVAMLAGDVFDNRAVLRRLRVFRAIYAMSALAMLPRAWSAWRHRRRQAREQFHGDTLHGDKS, encoded by the coding sequence ATGAATTCCACCGCTCCCGTCCGCGCGCCCGCGCCCTCACCTGCCACGCCGCAGGCGCCCGCGGCGGAAACGCCGGACGTGCTGGTGATCGGCGGCGGCCCGGCCGGCTGCGCCGCGGCGATCCTGCTGGCGCAACGGGGCTGGCAAGTGACCCTGCTGGAGAAGGACCACCATCCGCGCTTCCACATTGGCGAATCGCTCTTGCCGATGAACATCCCGATCCTGCAGCGGCTGGGGGTGCTGGAGCAGGTGCGCGCGATCGGCGTGCTCAAGCTCGGCGCCGACTTCCCCAACGACAGCGGCGGCTACAACACCTTCCGCTTCGCGCAGGCGCTGGGCGCGCAGTCCGACTACGCGTTCCAGGTGCCGCGCGCCGACTTCGACCGGGTGCTGTTCGCCCACGCCCGCGCCGCCGGCGCCGACCTGCGCGAAGGCATCAAGGTCGAGAGCGTGCAGCTCGACGGCGCGCAGCCGCTGGTACATGCGCGCGACGCCGACGGGCTGCGCTGCTTTCGCCCGCGCTACCTGATCGACGCCAGCGGCCGCGACACCTTCCTCGGCAACAAGCTCAAGCTCAAGCGCGCCAACCCGCGGCACCAGTCGGCGGCGCTGTTCAGCCATTTCCGCGGGGTGGCGCGGCGCCCCGGCGAGGACGCCGGCAACATCAGCATCTACCGCCACCCGCACGGCTGGATGTGGCTGATCCCGCTGCCCGACGACGTGATGAGCGTCGGCGCGGTGTGCGATCCGGAGTACATGAAGACCCGCCAGGGCGACAGCGAGGCGTTCCTGCTGCGCACCCTGGCGCTCAATCCCGACGTGGCCGCGCGCATGCAAGGCGCGCAGCGCATGGCGCCGGTGCATGCCACCGGCAACTACGCCTACGAATGCACGCGCATGAGCGGGCCGCGCTGGCTGATGCTCGGCGACGCCTACGCCTTCGTCGATCCGATGTTCTCCTCCGGCGTGTACCTGGCCATGCACAGCGCCGAGCGCGGCGCGGCGATGGTGGATGCGGCGCTGCGCGATCCGGCCAGCGAAGCGCGCCTGCAGCGCGGCCTGGAGCGGCATCTGCGGCGCGGCCTGCACGAATTCAAGTGGTTCATCTACCGCTTCACCTCGCCCACCATGCGCGAACTGTTCGCGCAGCCGCGCAATGTGCTGCAGGTGGAACAGGCGGTGGTGGCGATGCTGGCCGGCGACGTGTTCGACAACCGCGCCGTGCTGCGCCGGCTGCGCGTGTTCCGCGCGATCTACGCCATGTCCGCGCTGGCGATGCTGCCGCGCGCATGGAGCGCCTGGCGCCATCGTCGCCGCCAGGCACGCGAACAGTTCCACGGCGACACCTTGCACGGAGACAAATCATGA
- a CDS encoding AMP-binding protein, translated as MPAASSAVSTPLLHPLAVGDLHRPLAYAGGQHIDLATFLGHVRGLAAVLPPGRHALNLCEDRYRFMVAFCAVALRGQTSLLPSSRAPAVVVEVQRSHADSYCLGDLLLPEPPPRYWQLPEPLPSLDGAMPQLADDTLVAIGFTSGSTGAPKPNPKTWGSFLTSTRQDLLALVGLWDADAVPQVVATVPPQHMYGMELSVLMPLVTPLAVHAGRPFFPDDVARALAQVPAPRLLVTTPVHLRALVDSGVALPPLAGIVSATAPLAQELAAAAEARFGGEVREMFGSTETCVFASRRTACEAPWTPLPGVRVSPQPDGTLVHAPHLPQPVLLADLMEVDADGRFQVRGRQADLLEIAGKRASMADLTRCLLAVPGVVDGAILQLEPEPGRAVGRIAAVVVAPSLDEAAILAALRRELDPVFLPRRLRKLDALPRNETGKLPRDRLLALLAGECEG; from the coding sequence ATGCCTGCCGCCTCTTCTGCTGTTTCCACGCCATTGCTGCATCCGCTTGCGGTCGGCGACCTGCACCGTCCGCTCGCCTACGCTGGCGGCCAGCACATCGACCTGGCCACTTTCCTCGGCCATGTGCGCGGGCTGGCCGCGGTGCTGCCGCCGGGCCGGCATGCGCTGAACCTGTGCGAGGACCGCTACCGGTTCATGGTCGCGTTCTGCGCGGTGGCGCTGCGCGGGCAAACCTCGCTCTTGCCGTCCTCGCGCGCGCCGGCGGTGGTGGTCGAGGTGCAGCGCAGCCACGCCGACAGCTATTGCCTGGGCGACCTGCTGTTGCCCGAACCGCCGCCGCGCTACTGGCAGCTGCCCGAACCGTTGCCCAGCCTGGATGGCGCCATGCCGCAGTTGGCGGACGACACGCTGGTCGCGATCGGCTTCACCTCCGGCAGCACCGGCGCGCCGAAACCCAATCCCAAGACCTGGGGCAGCTTCCTGACCAGCACCCGCCAGGATCTGTTGGCGCTGGTCGGACTGTGGGACGCGGACGCGGTGCCGCAGGTGGTGGCCACGGTGCCGCCGCAGCACATGTACGGCATGGAGCTGTCGGTGCTGATGCCGCTGGTGACGCCGCTGGCGGTGCACGCCGGGCGGCCGTTCTTCCCCGATGACGTGGCGCGCGCGCTGGCGCAGGTGCCGGCGCCGCGGCTGCTGGTGACCACCCCGGTGCACCTGCGCGCGCTGGTCGATTCCGGCGTCGCCTTGCCGCCGTTGGCCGGCATCGTCTCGGCCACCGCGCCGCTGGCGCAGGAACTGGCTGCGGCCGCCGAGGCGCGCTTCGGCGGCGAAGTGCGCGAGATGTTCGGTTCCACCGAGACCTGCGTATTCGCCAGCCGCCGCACCGCCTGCGAAGCGCCGTGGACGCCGCTGCCCGGCGTGCGCGTGTCGCCGCAACCCGACGGCACGTTGGTGCACGCACCGCACCTGCCGCAGCCTGTACTGCTGGCCGACCTCATGGAGGTGGACGCCGACGGCCGCTTCCAGGTTCGCGGACGCCAGGCCGACCTGCTGGAGATTGCCGGCAAGCGCGCCTCAATGGCCGACCTGACCCGGTGCCTGCTGGCCGTGCCGGGCGTGGTCGACGGCGCGATCCTGCAACTGGAGCCGGAACCTGGCCGCGCGGTCGGCCGCATCGCCGCCGTGGTTGTCGCACCGAGCCTGGACGAAGCCGCGATCCTGGCAGCACTGCGCCGCGAACTGGACCCGGTGTTCCTGCCGCGCCGCCTGCGCAAGCTCGACGCCTTGCCGCGCAACGAAACCGGCAAGCTGCCGCGCGATCGCTTGCTGGCGTTGTTGGCGGGGGAGTGCGAGGGCTGA
- a CDS encoding LolA-related protein, with the protein MPMRRTLPWMLILLCSAAPLCAASPEPLDPGWILQKLARPVPVSTEFVELRGSALLKAPLRVQGQYRRPDTDTLVREVTAPYHETTTLRGGEATLERADKAPRRFSLARVPELTGLQNGFGALLSGDRAQLQQHYTLSSSGTRERWQLQLQPKDPALAAQVRSLRLYGRGAELRCIETTPAKGDVQRTLLAGAARDAASLAETEALTALCHGDAR; encoded by the coding sequence ATGCCGATGCGCCGCACCTTGCCGTGGATGCTGATACTGCTGTGCAGCGCCGCACCGCTGTGCGCCGCGTCGCCTGAGCCGCTCGACCCCGGCTGGATCCTGCAGAAGCTGGCGCGGCCGGTCCCGGTCAGCACCGAGTTCGTCGAACTGCGCGGCTCGGCGTTGCTGAAGGCGCCTTTGCGCGTGCAGGGTCAGTACCGGCGCCCGGACACCGACACGCTGGTGCGCGAAGTCACCGCGCCATACCACGAAACCACTACCTTGCGCGGCGGCGAAGCGACGCTGGAGCGTGCCGACAAGGCGCCGCGGCGTTTCTCGCTGGCGCGGGTGCCGGAACTGACCGGCCTGCAGAACGGCTTCGGCGCACTGCTGTCCGGCGACCGCGCGCAGTTGCAGCAGCACTACACGCTGAGCAGCAGCGGCACCCGCGAACGCTGGCAGCTGCAACTGCAGCCCAAGGATCCGGCGCTGGCCGCGCAGGTGCGCAGCCTGCGCCTGTACGGCCGCGGCGCCGAACTGCGCTGCATCGAGACCACCCCGGCCAAGGGCGACGTGCAGCGCACCTTGCTGGCCGGCGCCGCGCGCGACGCGGCCAGCCTGGCCGAGACCGAGGCGCTGACCGCGCTGTGCCACGGCGACGCGCGCTGA
- a CDS encoding cytochrome ubiquinol oxidase subunit I — MDAVLLSRIQFGFVISFHVLFPAFTIGLSSWLAFLEWRWLRTRDTLWRDLYFFWLKIFAVSFGMGVVSGIVMSFQFGTNWSVLSERAGNILGPLLSYEVLTAFFLEASFLGVMLFGWRKVPEKLHFLATCLVALGTLISTFWILSANSWLHTPAGYAIVDGVFQPAHWREVIFNPSFPYRLTHMVLAAFITTCFVIGGVSGCYLRRGVHVDVAGRMLKLAVAFAAIAVPLQIAAGDAHGLNTLEHQPMKVAAMEAHWHGEAPGAGVPLVLFAVPNEQAERNDYEVKIPRVGSLILTHTLDGEIAPLTSVPADERPPVMPVFYAFRIMVGLGMAMLLLAFVSLWFWWRGTLLRRRWLHAAWNAMLPAGFVALLAGWFVTEIGRQPYVIYGLLRTRDAVSAISPAMVWVSLGVYVAAYAFVFGFGGWYILKMLRKGPLPHEPGPHLQDGDKTPARPLSAADDDLEETR, encoded by the coding sequence ATGGACGCAGTGCTGCTCTCGCGCATCCAGTTCGGATTCGTCATCAGTTTCCACGTGTTGTTCCCGGCCTTCACCATCGGCCTGTCGAGCTGGCTGGCGTTCCTGGAATGGCGCTGGCTGCGCACCCGCGACACGCTGTGGCGCGATCTGTATTTCTTCTGGCTGAAGATCTTCGCGGTGTCGTTCGGCATGGGCGTGGTCAGCGGCATCGTGATGAGTTTCCAGTTCGGCACCAACTGGTCGGTGCTCAGCGAGCGCGCCGGCAACATCCTCGGCCCGCTGCTCAGCTACGAGGTGCTGACCGCGTTCTTCCTGGAGGCCTCGTTCCTGGGGGTGATGCTGTTCGGCTGGCGCAAGGTGCCGGAGAAACTGCATTTCCTGGCCACCTGCCTGGTCGCGCTGGGGACGCTGATCTCCACCTTCTGGATCCTGTCGGCCAACAGCTGGCTGCACACGCCGGCCGGCTACGCCATCGTCGATGGCGTGTTCCAGCCAGCGCACTGGCGCGAAGTGATCTTCAATCCGTCGTTCCCGTACCGGCTGACGCACATGGTGCTGGCCGCGTTCATCACCACCTGCTTCGTGATCGGCGGGGTCAGCGGCTGCTACCTGCGGCGCGGCGTGCATGTGGACGTGGCGGGGCGGATGCTGAAGCTGGCGGTGGCGTTCGCCGCGATCGCGGTGCCGCTGCAGATCGCCGCCGGCGACGCGCATGGCCTGAACACGCTCGAGCACCAGCCGATGAAGGTGGCGGCGATGGAGGCGCACTGGCATGGCGAGGCGCCCGGTGCCGGCGTGCCGCTGGTGCTGTTCGCGGTGCCCAACGAGCAGGCCGAGCGCAACGACTACGAAGTCAAGATTCCGCGCGTGGGCAGCCTGATCCTGACCCACACCCTGGACGGCGAGATCGCGCCGCTGACCTCGGTGCCGGCCGACGAGCGGCCGCCGGTGATGCCGGTGTTCTACGCGTTCCGGATCATGGTCGGGCTGGGCATGGCCATGCTGCTGCTGGCGTTCGTGTCGCTGTGGTTCTGGTGGCGCGGCACGCTGTTGCGGCGGCGCTGGCTGCACGCGGCCTGGAACGCGATGCTGCCGGCCGGGTTCGTGGCCTTGCTGGCCGGCTGGTTCGTCACCGAGATCGGGCGCCAGCCGTACGTGATCTACGGCCTGCTGCGCACCCGCGATGCGGTCAGCGCGATCAGTCCGGCGATGGTGTGGGTGTCGCTGGGCGTGTACGTGGCGGCGTATGCCTTCGTATTCGGCTTCGGCGGCTGGTACATCCTGAAGATGCTGCGCAAGGGGCCGCTGCCGCACGAGCCCGGGCCGCACCTGCAGGATGGCGACAAGACCCCGGCGCGGCCGCTTTCGGCGGCCGACGACGACCTCGAGGAGACGCGCTGA
- a CDS encoding COG4648 family protein, whose translation MSKPTRPADPPAAAAPWALALGVLLALAYSPLAHWANATHRSDLAVLAGAALVLMLLVEPMARLRLWAWALVLLALAGLLPLWRSPHALLLLAAPPVLFTAWVAWFFGRSLQRGRTPLISRIVEALYRQAGLPLTPAQLRYTRRLTLAWSLLLAAMTLLNLVLALCAVPSGVLAQLGRASPLPIGDARASLIANLLGYGVIGGFFVGEYFLRGRWFPQRPYRNLPDFLHQLARLGPGFWRDLLR comes from the coding sequence ATGTCGAAGCCAACAAGACCAGCTGATCCGCCCGCTGCCGCCGCGCCGTGGGCGCTGGCGCTGGGGGTGTTGCTGGCGCTGGCGTATTCGCCGCTGGCGCACTGGGCCAACGCCACGCACCGTTCCGACCTGGCCGTGCTGGCCGGCGCGGCGCTGGTGCTGATGCTGCTGGTGGAGCCGATGGCACGGCTGCGGCTGTGGGCCTGGGCGCTGGTGCTGCTGGCGCTGGCCGGGTTGCTGCCGCTGTGGCGCTCGCCGCACGCGCTGCTGTTGCTGGCCGCGCCGCCGGTGCTGTTCACCGCCTGGGTGGCCTGGTTCTTCGGGCGCAGCCTGCAGCGCGGGCGCACGCCGCTGATCTCGCGCATCGTCGAGGCGCTGTACCGTCAGGCCGGGTTGCCGCTGACCCCTGCGCAGCTGCGCTATACGCGCCGGCTGACCCTGGCGTGGAGCCTGCTGCTGGCCGCCATGACCTTGCTGAACCTGGTGCTGGCGCTGTGCGCCGTGCCCAGCGGGGTGCTGGCGCAGCTGGGGCGGGCCTCGCCGTTGCCGATCGGCGACGCGCGTGCCTCGCTGATCGCCAATCTGCTGGGCTACGGGGTCATCGGTGGCTTCTTCGTCGGCGAGTATTTCCTGCGCGGGCGCTGGTTTCCGCAGCGTCCCTACCGTAATCTGCCTGACTTCCTGCACCAGCTGGCGCGGCTGGGGCCGGGTTTTTGGCGCGATCTATTGCGTTGA
- a CDS encoding lysophospholipid acyltransferase family protein, translated as MPRAGMPSRMAWAVWNTLQLLFTLSFTGVGIVVALGLLLLFGPRLPLRMGARVWAPVLFFGAGVRFHVEGQERVDWSRNHLFVSNHQSIIDICALFAALPVPLRFLLKDEMLQVPLVSWYARATGMLFLDRDSRRAGAMVRRQAAALLRQGQDLCLFPEGTRSRNGELAAFKAGLLQAAIDAGIDVVPVALDGAGKVLPSTSLFRVRPGVIRVRIGSPINVNGADGPLDRQQLTQRAQQAVRAMLEPRI; from the coding sequence ATGCCGCGGGCAGGGATGCCGTCGCGCATGGCCTGGGCCGTGTGGAATACTTTGCAGTTGCTGTTCACCCTGAGCTTCACCGGGGTCGGCATCGTCGTGGCGCTGGGCCTGTTGCTGCTGTTCGGGCCGCGGCTGCCGCTGCGCATGGGCGCGCGGGTGTGGGCGCCGGTGCTGTTCTTCGGCGCCGGCGTGCGTTTCCACGTTGAAGGCCAGGAACGGGTCGACTGGTCGCGCAACCACCTGTTCGTCAGCAACCACCAGTCGATCATCGACATCTGCGCGCTGTTCGCGGCGCTGCCGGTGCCGCTACGCTTCCTGCTCAAGGACGAGATGCTGCAGGTGCCGTTAGTGAGCTGGTATGCGCGCGCCACCGGCATGCTCTTCCTGGACCGCGACAGCCGCCGCGCCGGGGCCATGGTGCGGCGCCAGGCCGCGGCGCTGCTGCGCCAGGGTCAGGACCTGTGCCTGTTCCCGGAAGGCACCCGCAGCCGCAACGGCGAACTGGCCGCATTCAAGGCCGGGTTGTTGCAGGCCGCTATCGATGCTGGCATTGACGTGGTGCCGGTGGCGTTGGACGGGGCGGGCAAGGTGCTGCCGTCGACCAGCCTGTTCCGGGTCCGGCCCGGGGTGATCCGGGTGCGGATCGGCTCGCCGATCAACGTGAATGGCGCCGATGGCCCGCTGGACCGGCAACAGCTGACCCAGCGCGCACAGCAGGCCGTCCGTGCCATGCTCGAACCCAGGATCTGA
- the xanC gene encoding xanthomonadin biosynthesis acyl carrier protein XanC yields the protein MSSQTAAERELAELLVESLNLEDVQPGDIDPEAPLFNTGLGLDSIDALELALAISKRYGFQLRSDNDENRRIFASLRALSAHVEANKTS from the coding sequence ATGTCTTCGCAAACCGCCGCCGAACGTGAACTGGCCGAGCTGCTGGTCGAGAGCCTGAATCTGGAGGACGTGCAACCCGGCGACATCGATCCAGAAGCGCCGCTGTTCAATACCGGGCTGGGCCTGGACTCGATCGACGCGCTGGAGCTGGCGCTGGCGATCAGCAAGCGCTACGGCTTCCAGCTGCGCTCGGACAACGACGAGAACCGCCGCATCTTCGCCTCGCTGCGCGCACTGTCGGCGCATGTCGAAGCCAACAAGACCAGCTGA
- a CDS encoding LpxL/LpxP family acyltransferase: protein MSASWKHRPEGGGRFALWLIRSIARYGGRALGRLLLYPITLYFLLVRGPERRDSRDYLGRVLDRPATLLDVARHIHTFASTILDRVFMLCGQMQRFRVDIQGLEQLHAQMDRGRGVLIFGSHLGSFDALRVLATERPDVQVKVLLDKAHNPAMTELLGALNPQLAANIIDAGMDSTSIVMAIKQATDEGALVALLVDRPRPEDPALPAAFIGQGALFPTSPWLIAAALKVPVVLAFGLYRGGNRYQLVFETFSEGLDLPRRQRAPALAALIRDYAARLEHYTRSAPYNWFNFYDFWNNRHADAPHLAVDADTAVQRRTAVRRVA, encoded by the coding sequence ATGAGCGCCAGCTGGAAACACCGCCCCGAAGGCGGCGGCCGCTTCGCGCTGTGGCTGATCCGCAGCATCGCCCGATACGGCGGCCGCGCGCTCGGGCGCCTGCTGCTGTATCCGATCACCCTATATTTTCTGTTGGTGCGCGGCCCGGAGCGGCGCGATTCGCGCGACTACCTGGGGCGCGTGCTGGACCGCCCGGCCACGCTGCTGGACGTGGCCCGGCACATCCATACCTTCGCCTCCACCATCCTGGACCGGGTGTTCATGCTGTGCGGGCAGATGCAGCGCTTCCGGGTCGACATCCAGGGCCTGGAACAGCTGCATGCGCAGATGGACCGCGGTCGCGGCGTGCTGATCTTCGGCTCGCACCTGGGCAGCTTCGACGCGCTGCGGGTGCTGGCCACCGAGCGCCCGGACGTGCAGGTCAAGGTGCTGCTGGACAAGGCCCACAACCCGGCGATGACCGAACTGCTGGGCGCGCTGAACCCGCAGCTGGCGGCCAACATCATCGACGCCGGCATGGACAGTACCTCGATCGTCATGGCGATCAAGCAGGCCACCGATGAAGGCGCGCTGGTCGCGCTGCTGGTCGATCGCCCGCGCCCGGAAGACCCGGCGCTGCCGGCTGCGTTCATCGGCCAGGGCGCGCTGTTCCCGACCTCGCCGTGGCTGATCGCCGCGGCGCTGAAGGTGCCGGTGGTGCTGGCGTTCGGCCTGTATCGCGGCGGCAACCGCTACCAGCTGGTATTCGAGACCTTCAGCGAAGGCCTGGACCTGCCGCGCCGGCAGCGTGCGCCGGCATTGGCCGCGCTCATCCGCGATTACGCCGCCAGGCTGGAACATTACACGCGCTCCGCGCCGTACAACTGGTTCAACTTTTACGATTTCTGGAACAACCGCCATGCCGATGCGCCGCACCTTGCCGTGGATGCTGATACTGCTGTGCAGCGCCGCACCGCTGTGCGCCGCGTCGCCTGA
- a CDS encoding chorismate transformation enzyme, FkbO/Hyg5 family produces the protein MSRPHPPFAHHEQRHPRLQVDYVAETNLGDLLRDERVLAVFGFGNDAPRHHAPRYLRVPLQPYGPRMLEVWRTDAPVSSGRDGDIAWASDGHLQFGVIEIDEQALAIEDASALAYAQITAFVASSATPRMLRIWNYLDAITLGNGDRERYRQFCVGRARGLGDFDASQLPAATAVGRCDDARVMQIYWLAAAQAGTPLENPRQVSAYRYPRQYGPQSPSFARAMLPPAGSDMPLLLSGTASVVGHASMHSGQLLAQLEETFANFDALLAAARTHRPDLPAQFGDGTRLKVYVREAADLPLVAAALDARFGARVPRLLLHAVICRNELAVEIDGVHG, from the coding sequence ATGAGCCGGCCGCACCCGCCGTTCGCGCACCACGAGCAGCGGCATCCGCGGTTGCAGGTGGACTACGTCGCCGAAACCAACCTGGGCGACCTGCTGCGCGACGAACGGGTGTTGGCGGTGTTCGGCTTCGGCAACGACGCCCCGCGCCACCACGCCCCCCGCTACCTGCGCGTGCCGTTGCAACCGTACGGCCCGCGCATGCTCGAAGTGTGGCGCACCGACGCGCCGGTCAGCAGCGGCCGCGACGGCGACATCGCCTGGGCCAGCGACGGACACCTGCAGTTCGGCGTGATCGAGATCGACGAGCAGGCGCTGGCGATCGAAGATGCCTCGGCGCTGGCCTACGCGCAGATCACCGCCTTCGTCGCCAGCAGCGCCACGCCGCGCATGTTGCGCATCTGGAACTATCTCGACGCCATCACCCTGGGCAATGGCGACCGCGAGCGCTACCGCCAGTTCTGCGTCGGCCGTGCGCGCGGGCTGGGCGATTTCGACGCCAGCCAGCTGCCGGCCGCCACCGCGGTCGGCCGCTGCGACGACGCCCGGGTAATGCAGATCTACTGGCTGGCCGCCGCGCAGGCCGGCACGCCGCTGGAGAACCCGCGCCAGGTTAGCGCCTACCGCTACCCGCGCCAGTACGGCCCGCAATCGCCGAGCTTCGCCCGCGCGATGCTGCCGCCGGCCGGCAGCGACATGCCGCTGCTGCTGTCCGGCACCGCCAGCGTGGTCGGCCACGCCTCGATGCATAGCGGCCAGCTGCTGGCGCAGCTGGAGGAAACCTTCGCCAACTTCGACGCACTGCTGGCCGCCGCCCGCACCCACCGCCCGGACCTGCCTGCACAGTTCGGCGATGGCACCCGGCTCAAGGTCTATGTGCGCGAAGCCGCCGACCTGCCGCTGGTCGCCGCCGCCCTCGACGCCCGCTTCGGCGCGCGCGTCCCGCGCCTGCTGCTGCACGCGGTGATCTGCCGCAACGAACTGGCGGTGGAGATCGATGGCGTGCATGGTTGA